A single window of Salvia splendens isolate huo1 chromosome 8, SspV2, whole genome shotgun sequence DNA harbors:
- the LOC121746225 gene encoding carbonyl reductase [NADPH] 1-like has product MDKKEKAKEKKEKRRQEISLLRTIPYCDHQRWWTSETIAVVTGANRGIGFEIVHQLALHGITVILTSRETGVGQEAAKVLQEGGLNVVFHQLDIVDPPSIESFVQWVKEEYGGVDVLINNAGVNYNAGSDNSVENAEQVIQTNYYGTKNMIKAMVPLMRPSEPGARIVNVSSKLGRLSGRRNRIENAEIRKKLENDELLSEELIDEVMSTFLKQAEDGTWKEGGWPHVFTDYSLSKLAVNTYTRLMAREFASRPEGEKIYINCYCPGWVRTAMTSWAGHISIEEGADTAVWLALLPDHFVTGKFFSERREINF; this is encoded by the exons AtggataaaaaagaaaaggcaaaagagaaaaaggaaaagaggcGCCAAGAGATCTCTCTCCTCCGCACCATCCCTTACTGCGATCATCAAAG atGGTGGACCTCGGAAACTATAGCTGTGGTGACGGGTGCGAATAGGGGGATCGGGTTTGAGATCGTGCACCAGCTCGCGTTGCACGGGATCACAGTCATTCTCACGTCACGCGAGACGGGCGTTGGACAAGAAGCAGCAAAGGTGTTGCAGGAAGGAGGTTTGAATGTAGTGTTTCACCAACTGGACATCGTTGACCCTCCATCAATTGAATCCTTTGTTCAATGGGTCAAAGAAGAATATGGTGGTGTGGATGTATTG ATAAACAATGCTGGAGTGAATTACAATGCTGGATCAGATAACTCTGTGGAAAATGCTGAACAAGTTATCCAGACCAACTATTATGGAACCAAAAATATGATTAAGGCAATGGTTCCTCTTATGAGGCCTTCGGAACCTGGTGCTCGGATTGTTAATGTCAGTTCCAAATTGGGAAGATTGAGTGGCCGTAGAAAT AGGATTGAAAACGCTGAAATAAGAAAAAAGCTAGAAAACGACGAGTTGCTATCTGAGGAATTGATTGATGAAGTGATGAGTACCTTCTTGAAACAAGCAGAGGATGGGACTTGGAAAGAAGGTGGCTGGCCTCATGTATTCACAGACTATTCTTTGTCTAAACTGGCGGTTAACACTTACACGAGGCTGATGGCGAGGGAGTTTGCTAGTCGTCCAGAAGGCGAAAAGATATACATCAATTGCTACTGCCCCGGGTGGGTGAGGACCGCTATGACTAGTTGGGCCGGGCACATTAGCATTGAGGAAGGGGCTGACACTGCAGTGTGGCTGGCCTTGCTTCCCGATCATTTTGTGACTGGAAAGTTCTTCTCCGAGAGGCGTGAGATCAATTTCTGA
- the LOC121745590 gene encoding succinate dehydrogenase assembly factor 2, mitochondrial-like encodes MGSLRRILFSTVPRILSSNSPLPNPQTLHRPILGSFARFYSDGSANSLNIDLSDEESKRRLFNRLLYRSKQRGYLELDLILGKWVEAHIHSLDENGIKSLVHLLDLENPDLWKWLTSQEEPPEAVKVNPVFIAVWKKVTSNLENHAAPGTRATPDQSWVRGWDDFKKGRDSPISGNQ; translated from the exons ATGGGGAGTTTGAGAAGAATCCTGTTCTCCACCGTCCCTCGCATCCTCAGCTCCAATTCGCCGCTCCCCAACCCCCAAACTCTTCACAG GCCTATTTTGGGTTCCTTCGCCCGTTTCTACTCGGATGGAAGCGCCAATTCCCTTAATATCGATCTTTCCGATGAAGAAAGCAAAAGGCGCTTGTTTAACAG GTTGCTGTATAGGAGTAAACAAAGGGGGTACCTTGAGCTGGACTTGATTCTGGGGAAATGGGTGGAAGCTCACATTCATTCTCTTGATGAAAATGGAATTAAATCCCTAGTTCATCTTCTTGACCTG GAAAATCCCGATCTGTGGAAGTGGCTGACTAGCCAGGAGGAACCACCTGAGGCAGTGAAAGTAAATCCT GTATTCATCGCTGTGTGGAAAAAGGTGACGAGCAATCTTGAGAATCATGCTGCACCAGGAACTCGTGCTACGCCTGATCAGTCTTGGGTGAGAGGCTGGGATGATTTCAAGAAGGGTCGAGACAGCCCTATTTCTGGGAACCAGTAG
- the LOC121745589 gene encoding uncharacterized protein At4g14100-like produces MAEKTRIYPNLSLFLSLSLSLLSLLLTRAAASPPQSPSPSPWPLQFHSILFINSSSGLQVTDLWYDWPNGRNFNIIQHQLGKKVYDLEWNNGTSFYYTLDANQECKIVHFPVGILRPNFLDGATYTGQDRIDGFLCNVWEKVDFIRYYEDVDSKRPVSWTFISSGMRAHVMTFEVGKVLDDPNWQAPVYCFEAKEKLDHDTPLLLLQSTLGLNLLRDIPVGSN; encoded by the exons ATGGCGGAGAAAACCCGCATTTATCCCAATCTCTCActctttctctccctctccctctcccttctctctctcttgttaACTCGCGCAGCCGCATCACCGCCACAATCGCCATCTCCATCGCCATGGCCGCTCCAATTCCACTCAATCCTGTTCATCAACAGCAGCAGCGGGCTGCAAGTGACGGACCTCTGGTACGACTGGCCTAACGGCCGCAACTTCAACATCATCCAACACCAGCTCGGGAAGAAGGTCTACGATTTGGAGTGGAACAACGGCACCTCCTTCTACTACACGCTGGACGCCAACCAGGAGTGCAAAATCGTGCATTTTCCGGTGGGGATTCTCCGCCCTAATTTTCTCGACGGCGCAACCTACACCGGCCAAGACCGCATTGATGGATTCCTTTGCAATGTGTGGGAGAAGGTCGATTTCATCCGCTATTATGAAGATGTCGACTCCAAGAGGCCTGTTTCCTGGACTTTCATCTCCTCCG GAATGAGGGCACATGTGATGACATTTGAGGTTGGGAAAGTGCTTGATGATCCCAATTGGCAGGCCCCTGTTTACTGTTTTGAGGCTAAGGAGAAGCTAGATCATGACacgcctcttcttcttcttcaatcaaCATTGGGTTTGAATCTGCTAAGAGATATTCCTGTGGGGTCTAATTGA
- the LOC121745389 gene encoding chromophore lyase CRL, chloroplastic-like, whose product MIDSDSVERATPSMCTSSNSGSGSASNGWTKARGVVLKTLVLMGGALLLKRLTKSTTRWDHARIVADSLAGEKFSREQASRDPDNYFNLRWLSCPAAEMVDGSRVLYFEQAFWRTPHKPFRQRFFMVKPCSKEMKCDVEMSTYAIRDSEEYKNFCDRSRDQRPQPEEVIGDIAEHLTTIYLKRCDRGKRCLYEGSTPADGFPNTWNGASYCTSELTVLKNSEIHTSDRGYDYEGNQVWGVKGGAHEFKPAPASSFSDTFSSLTIPPQFTEKRIEGSFVLQN is encoded by the exons aTGATTGATTCAGATAGTGTAGAGCGAGCGACACCCAGCATGTGCACCAGCTCGAACTCGGGCTCGGGCTCCGCCTCCAACGGATGGACCAAAGCCCGCGGAGTAGTGCTCAAGACTCTGGTCTTAATGGGCGGAGCGCTGTTGCTGAAGCGCCTCACTAAGTCCACCACCCGTTGGGACCATGCGCGCATCGTCGCCGACTCACTCGCCGGCGAGAAG TTTTCGAGGGAGCAGGCTTCGAGGGACCCAGACAACTATTTTAATTTGAG ATGGCTCTCATGTCCAGCAGCAGAAATGGTGGATGGTTCAAGAGTTTTGTACTTTGAACAG GCATTCTGGAGAACTCCTCACAAACCTTTTCGGCAG AGATTTTTCATGGTAAAGCCTTGCTCAAAGGAGATGAAATGTGATGTTGAG ATGAGTACGTATGCTATCCGGGACTCAGAGGAGTACAAGAATTTCTGTGATCGGTCAAGGGACCAAAGGCCACAGCCTGAAGAAGTAATTGGT GATATTGCAGAGCATTTGACTACCATATATCTCAAGCGTTGCGATAGAGGGAAGCGTTGTTTATATGAAGGCTCAACTCCTGCAGATGGGTTTCCTAATACATGG AATGGAGCATCATATTGTACCTCTGAACTTACAGTGTTGAAAAACAGTGAAATACACACGTCCGATAGAGGCTATGATTATGAGGGAAATCAA GTGTGGGGCGTAAAGGGTGGTGCACACGAGTTTAAACCTGCTCCAGCATCAAGTTTTAGTGACACATTCTCCTCTTTAACTATCCCTCCCCAATTCACAGAGAAACGGATCGAGGGCTCATTTGTCCTCCAAAATTGA
- the LOC121745390 gene encoding uncharacterized protein LOC121745390 isoform X1 yields the protein MATSLHGAKSMASLSPPPGATTGLRRPADRFALKSSFFSPSVHLFIPSQLSTVPTTAPKFSMRVASKQAYICRDCGYIYNDRTPFEKLTDNYFCPVCGAPKRRFRPYAPDVSKNANSTDVRKDRKEQIKRDEAVGYAGIALRNSTWSCSIDWPIFLPQQHRLRLLG from the exons ATGGCCACAAGTCTTCATGGAGCTAAGTCCATGGCATCACTATCTCCGCCGCCGGGAGCTACCACCGGCCTACGGCGGCCGGCCGACCGCTTTGCACTGAAATCATCCTTCTTCTCTCCATCTGTCCACCTATTCATACCATCTCAACTCTCAACTGTGCCAACCACTGCGCCTAAATTCTCGATGCGTGTTGCTTCCAAGCAAGCCTACATCTGCCGTGATTGCGG GTATATCTACAATGACAGAACACCTTTTGAGAAGCTGACTGATAACTATTTCTGCCCTG TATGTGGTGCCCCAAAAAGGAGATTCAGGCCATATGCGCCAGATGTTTCCAAAAATGCAAACAGCACAGATGTTCGAAAAGACAGGAAAGAACAGATTAAGAGAGACGAAGCTGTTGGGTAT GCAGGCATTGCCCTTCGCAATAGCACTTGGAGTTGCAGCATTGATTGGCCTATATTTCTACCTCAACAGCATCGTCTAAGATTACTAGGATAA
- the LOC121745390 gene encoding uncharacterized protein LOC121745390 isoform X2, with product MATSLHGAKSMASLSPPPGATTGLRRPADRFALKSSFFSPSVHLFIPSQLSTVPTTAPKFSMRVASKQAYICRDCGYIYNDRTPFEKLTDNYFCPVCGAPKRRFRPYAPDVSKNANSTDVRKDRKEQIKRDEAVGQALPFAIALGVAALIGLYFYLNSIV from the exons ATGGCCACAAGTCTTCATGGAGCTAAGTCCATGGCATCACTATCTCCGCCGCCGGGAGCTACCACCGGCCTACGGCGGCCGGCCGACCGCTTTGCACTGAAATCATCCTTCTTCTCTCCATCTGTCCACCTATTCATACCATCTCAACTCTCAACTGTGCCAACCACTGCGCCTAAATTCTCGATGCGTGTTGCTTCCAAGCAAGCCTACATCTGCCGTGATTGCGG GTATATCTACAATGACAGAACACCTTTTGAGAAGCTGACTGATAACTATTTCTGCCCTG TATGTGGTGCCCCAAAAAGGAGATTCAGGCCATATGCGCCAGATGTTTCCAAAAATGCAAACAGCACAGATGTTCGAAAAGACAGGAAAGAACAGATTAAGAGAGACGAAGCTGTTGG GCAGGCATTGCCCTTCGCAATAGCACTTGGAGTTGCAGCATTGATTGGCCTATATTTCTACCTCAACAGCATCGTCTAA